The genomic region TTTGAAGGTAGATTTCCGTTTTACCGCTGCCTGTTTTACCTTCCAGCAGAAAGGGGCTGAATCCATCTTTGTTTATGGCGCCGGATATTTCCTTCATTACCTTTTTCTGGGAAAGGTTCAGTTCATGCCTCTTTTCTTTTTCAGCCGGTGTCGTGTTGGCCGGCACAGAAAAAGGATCCCTGAAAACCTCTTTTTCCGGCAGGGTGATAAGCCCTTTTTCTTTTAGTCTCTTTATCGTGCCGTGGCTTGTTCCCATCTCTTTAATGAGAGAGGCGAGGCTCACTTCACCGTGATTTTTTAAATAATTTATAATTTCCTGACTACGTGGGCTGATCTTTGTATCTGCATACTCACCTGATGAGGGCAGAGTGACAAAATAAACCTTCTTTTCCCTTACACGTCCCTTGCTGATCCTTGTTTCCATTTTGACAAAGCCTGCATTTTCAAGGCGGTAGAGCCTTGACAGGTCTTTGCCGCTGCTATGTCTTTTTTTGAAATCAGAAAGTTTTGTTTCTTCTCTGTTTTTCAGGTAGGCCAGGATTCTTTTATCTTCTTTGGAAAGTTTATTTCTGTCGCAAATGTTGTCGCGGCACAAACTGATGGTTTTGAAGGTGGAAGTGTTTATACCTGCAGGCATGGCGCTTTTAATGACTTCACCGAGAGGCGCCTGATAGTAAGTTGATATCCACCTGAAAAAGGTGAGCATGTTTTCGTTAAATAAGGGCGTTTTGTCGAGAAAGGCCTCTATCTCCTTGAGCTTTCCTTTGTGATCTTCCCCGGCTTGTCCCAGGATATAGCCTGTTACTTTCCTTTTTCCCAGGGGAACAAGGACCCTCCTCCCTGTTAAATGGGGGATGTTATTATTGTCTGGCAGAAGATAGGTGAAAGTCTGATCCAGGGGTTGATCGAGGGCAACTTCTACCCTTTCTTCTCTTGTCAATTGATGACCCTTTTTTTGACGCTCCTGATGGCTGTGGCGAGGATAAACGCTGCAAAGGCAAGAATCCATACAAGATCGATGAGCATCCAGGTTCCCGCCTCTCCCAGCACGAGACCACGAGAGATATTGACGCAGTGGACAAGAGGGGTGAACCAGGCAATGATGCGGACAATGAAGGGGAGTTGATCAAGGGGAAAGAAAATGCCGCTAAAGAGGAACATGGGAGCAATAATCAGAGTGAAGTAGTATGAGAAAAAATCATAGGCAGGAGCCTTTGATGTAAAGAACATGGCCAGTGAAGCAAATGCAACGGACAAAATGGCCAGCAGCAGTGGCAGCAGCAGGGCTAACCAGGATTTCACGAGGCCGAAGAAAAACATGACTGTAAGGAAAACCATGCCGGCAATCATACCCTTGGTTGCTCCCCATAAAATGTCACCCGCCGTTATTTCTTCTACTGAAACCGGTGTTACTCTGATGGCATCGTAGGTTTTCTGGACGGCAATCTTTGTGTATGCCGCAAAAGTACACTCAAAGCTGGCGCCGTACATGGCCGCCGAACAGGCGAGGCCCGGCGCTATGAATTCGATATAGCTTACTCCTTTAATGGGGGCAACAAGCGCGCCAAGGCCAAAGCCCATGCCGATGAGAAAGAGTATCGGTTCGCCAAGGTTTCCAATCAGGCTTGCAGCATAACGTTTTCTCCATACGTCGAAGTCTCGTTGCCATACACTGAACGCGCCTCTTGAAAATAGTGATGAAATGCCTGTTTTTATCATTGATAAAGGGGATGTCTTTTTGTTATTCATCGAGTTCTCTCCCTGTAAGACGAAGAAAAAGGTCCTCCAGTGTGGCCTTCCTGTGCAGGACCTCGATGGCGCCCAGGTCGAGAAGCTTCCTGACGATAGGGTCCCCGTCATCGGCAAAGAGGTATTCACGCTCGCCGCTTTTTTCATGTCTGAAGGTGAGGCCTTCCAGGAGGCTGTCCATATCGAACTCAATACCGCTCCTTGATATTATCTCGATAACCTCCTTCTCTAAATGCTCAGCGATTAAGGAGTCAGGACTTCCTTCGGCGACAAAGGATCCTTTGTCCATAATGACTAAACAGTCGCAAAGGTTGTAGGCCTCTTCCATATAATGAGTGGTGAGAAGCAAGGTTGCACCCTCTTTTTTTAGTTTGTGGAGTTTGTCCCAGATGACGTGCCTTGCCTGGGGATCGAGGCCTGTAGTCGGTTCGTCGAGAATTATGAGTTTAGGACTGTTTATTAGCGCTCTTGCGATTACCAGTCTTCTTCTCATTCCTCCTGAGAGTGCCACAACGCGATCATTGCTTCTCTCTTTAAGCTGCATAAAGTCAAGAAGTTCCCTCGCCTTTGCAAGGGCGATGTTTTTGGGTATGGAAAAATATCGGGCATAAGCCAAAAGATTTTCTATTATCGTCAGTTCAGGATCCAGGGAGTCTTCCTGGGGAGCAACACCTATCATGCTTTTGATTGCCCTGTCGTGGATGCCCACTTTTTTGCCGCATACACTTATCGTTCCGGCAGTGGGTGGATTGTAACAGTAGACCATTCCCATGGTTGTCGTTTTCCCTGCACCGTTGGGACCGAGAAAACCGAAACATTCACCTTTCCTGACGGTAAAGTTCACCTCTTTGACGACTTTTTTGTTGCCGTATTTTTTTGTCAGTCCTTTTGCCTCAACAATAGCAGACATATTAGCCTCGAATATTAAATTGGATTTAATTCTACATTTTGCCTCGCTCCATGGCAAGGGATTTGGTGGTAAAAGCTTACAGATGGGATACTCAACATCTCAAGAAATATAATGTCATTTGTTTTATCATTTTTGTTGACTTTGTAAAGTCATTTTGTTATCTTGCCTTTCACAGGGTTAATGAGGTTACATCTTCTTCACAAAGTTATTGTCGATTAGATCCCCGTTTAAAAACTTCATTTTTTGTATTGACAACCAAATCTGATTTTGATATAAATAAAGATTCGCTTTGATTGGCGAGCCTTTGTTTCTTGTTGGTCTTTGAAAACTAAATAGCAGAGAAGTTCAGTCGATTTTTTTTGAGATATTTTTGTTAGGAGTTTAACTCCTTCAGTATAATTTAACTGGAGAGTTTGATCCTGGCTCAGAACGAACGCTGGCGGCGTGCTTAACACATGCAAGTCGAACGAGAAAGCACCTTCGGGTGCGAGTAGAGTGGCGCA from Deltaproteobacteria bacterium harbors:
- a CDS encoding DEAD/DEAH box helicase family protein; its protein translation is MTREERVEVALDQPLDQTFTYLLPDNNNIPHLTGRRVLVPLGKRKVTGYILGQAGEDHKGKLKEIEAFLDKTPLFNENMLTFFRWISTYYQAPLGEVIKSAMPAGINTSTFKTISLCRDNICDRNKLSKEDKRILAYLKNREETKLSDFKKRHSSGKDLSRLYRLENAGFVKMETRISKGRVREKKVYFVTLPSSGEYADTKISPRSQEIINYLKNHGEVSLASLIKEMGTSHGTIKRLKEKGLITLPEKEVFRDPFSVPANTTPAEKEKRHELNLSQKKVMKEISGAINKDGFSPFLLEGKTGSGKTEIYLQSIEKTGGNAIVLIPEISLTPQLTARFRERFGDRVAILHSGLSQGERYDQWRRIKDET
- a CDS encoding ABC transporter permease, which gives rise to MNNKKTSPLSMIKTGISSLFSRGAFSVWQRDFDVWRKRYAASLIGNLGEPILFLIGMGFGLGALVAPIKGVSYIEFIAPGLACSAAMYGASFECTFAAYTKIAVQKTYDAIRVTPVSVEEITAGDILWGATKGMIAGMVFLTVMFFFGLVKSWLALLLPLLLAILSVAFASLAMFFTSKAPAYDFFSYYFTLIIAPMFLFSGIFFPLDQLPFIVRIIAWFTPLVHCVNISRGLVLGEAGTWMLIDLVWILAFAAFILATAIRSVKKRVIN
- a CDS encoding ATP-binding cassette domain-containing protein, which codes for MSAIVEAKGLTKKYGNKKVVKEVNFTVRKGECFGFLGPNGAGKTTTMGMVYCYNPPTAGTISVCGKKVGIHDRAIKSMIGVAPQEDSLDPELTIIENLLAYARYFSIPKNIALAKARELLDFMQLKERSNDRVVALSGGMRRRLVIARALINSPKLIILDEPTTGLDPQARHVIWDKLHKLKKEGATLLLTTHYMEEAYNLCDCLVIMDKGSFVAEGSPDSLIAEHLEKEVIEIISRSGIEFDMDSLLEGLTFRHEKSGEREYLFADDGDPIVRKLLDLGAIEVLHRKATLEDLFLRLTGRELDE